DNA sequence from the Aminivibrio sp. genome:
CTCGGCCTCACGGGCCACGATCCTGACAGAGTTCTTCCTCTCTGCCGCGAGGCCGGCATGAACGGCTGCCTCACCAAGCCTTTTTCCGCCGGGAACATCCTCGGCGAGATCGCCAGGAGGTTCGGAAAAGACGGGTGACCGGCATTTCCGAACCTTCCCTTTTCTGTGTTTTTCCTCTCCTCCCCCCACGTACGCCGTCACGTACGCCGTCACCTCCGCCGCATTTGACATTTTCCGGAAACAGATTTATTCTCCCCACAACGGAGGAATAGGATCATGAGCCCGAAAATAGCCCCCACCAGGGGAAATATGGTGAAATTCGCAGCATCGCTGAAACTGGCCGAGAAGGGGCACGACCTTCTCGAGCAGAAACGGACCATCCTCCTTGTGGAGTTGATGGGAAAAATCCGGGAGGCCAAAGAGCTCCAACGCTCGCTGGAGGACATCTTCTCCAAGGCCTACTTCAGCCTCCAGATGGCCGGCCTTTCCCTCGGCATCGAGAACGTGGAGGAACTCTCCTACTCTATCCCCGAAACGGATGACTTCACCGTGAGGCTCCACTCCGTCATGGGCGTGGAGATTCCGAAGGTGGACCCTGTGAACAGGCCGCCCGAACTGTGCTACTCCTTTCTCGGCACGTCGGGGGTAGTGGACCGCGCCTACCTTCACGCCACGGAAGTGCTCTCCCTCATCGCCCGGCTGGCCGAGGTGGAGACTTCCGTCTACCGGCTGGCGGTACAGATCCGGAGGACCTTCCGGCGGGTGAACGCCCTGGAGAAAGTGGTCATCCCCTCCCAGCGGCGGATGCGCGCCTGGATCGCCAACGTGCTGGAGGAGAACGACCGGGAGGATTTTACCCGGATGAAGATGGCCCGCGAGGGAATGGTGAATGAAGGAGGAGGAATCCTATGAACCTGAGCGAAGTGCTGACCACTCTTCTGGCCGCCGAGGACGAAGCGGCGGATTCCGTGGAGGACGCCCGGCGGAAGGCTGCTGACATCCTCCGGGAAAACAGGGAAAAATTCGCCGCCGAACAGGAGGCCCGGCTGGGCGCTGCCAGGGCCCAGGCGAAGGCCATCGTGGAATCAGCCCGCCACTCCGCCGAAATGGAAGCCGCCCAGATCGCCGATATGGGAATGCGGGCCCGGCAGAAGATGAAGGACCAGTTTGCGGAAAAGGCCCCCCAGGTGGTGTCGCAGTTCGCCAAGGAGATCGCCGAGCGGTACGAAAAAAAAGGAGGGGCCTAGGTGTCCTTTCTCGCCGCGGGGGAACGGGCCGCGGTGACATCGAAGGCCCGGGTCTACAGGGGAAGGCTTCTCGCACCTTCCGATTACATCCGTCTTCTCGAACTGGAGACAGTGGGTGAGATCGCCGCCTACCTCAAGAAGACGGAGGCCTACAGTCGGTACATCACCGAACCGTCGCCGGAGACCATGCACCGGGGGCACCTGGAGGCGGAGATCACCTCCGTTCCCCTCCTGGAGGAGATCCCCTTCTGCCGCTACCTCGGTCCTGAACGAAGCGCCCTGCTCCGGGCATGGGGCGAGCGGTTCGACGTGGA
Encoded proteins:
- a CDS encoding V-type ATP synthase subunit D, with amino-acid sequence MSPKIAPTRGNMVKFAASLKLAEKGHDLLEQKRTILLVELMGKIREAKELQRSLEDIFSKAYFSLQMAGLSLGIENVEELSYSIPETDDFTVRLHSVMGVEIPKVDPVNRPPELCYSFLGTSGVVDRAYLHATEVLSLIARLAEVETSVYRLAVQIRRTFRRVNALEKVVIPSQRRMRAWIANVLEENDREDFTRMKMAREGMVNEGGGIL
- a CDS encoding ATPase; amino-acid sequence: MNLSEVLTTLLAAEDEAADSVEDARRKAADILRENREKFAAEQEARLGAARAQAKAIVESARHSAEMEAAQIADMGMRARQKMKDQFAEKAPQVVSQFAKEIAERYEKKGGA